The Allocatelliglobosispora scoriae genome contains a region encoding:
- a CDS encoding AfsR/SARP family transcriptional regulator produces the protein MDSDVFFGVLGPVEVTIGGHDVAIGGPRARAVLAALLLEANRVVPVDAVVTAAWGNDPPDGARFQSQNRVSALRRALRDAGGGDVIATAGTGYILRIAPGQLDAESFADDIRQAQRLIDTADPDGAAHALTGALRRWRGPALHGLTTPRLLAAAQRLDEARLTARELLIDVELQRSRHHEIVGELLDLANAHPWREKLIARLVLALYRSGRRREALEAYERTQRLLVEELGVDPGQELVRLRDQVLRDDPSLLVVRPAAPSGAGPVAGGAAVTGGGDPAPAPGGVHLIPRSVPHFIGRGYALNTLDALTSSPDTVAVCTIIGPPGVGKTALAVHWAHQSAAFPDGRLFVNLRGYGPTAPLRPAEGLAVLLAGLGTPPDRIPRDEAAAVARYRSLLADRRVLVVLDDASDADQVRPLLPPSPGSAVIVTSRGRLTGLTAMEGARPMTLPVLAEDDAVELLVRLIGVDRAGAERSAVVELARVCGRLPIALRIAAAQIGEQPDTEIAVFVADLRAAGPLQSLTIVGDQSAALRPALARSYARLDPPSARLFQLLATVPIADFATASAAALLGETPGRTAQLLERLAAACLVERREPDRFGLHDLVRHYAIEVADGAAPGAEPAEDTERADAVRRLFEYLVDRAESAIHAAFPNTTRLVARNGSGGFHDGAAALAWLDVELPGLLAVAAEAESVEAPELVWRLADAVRFYLWARHDYEHWREIAATALRVATDAGDPRGEGASAMSLGMAELNASHYQQAVDYLRQAHQVGQSIGWREVQAAALGNLGVAYSELGRMALAVESYRRALVVNDELGRTTGRVNNLGNLGLLQLRTGQFRSAAEHLAEAVAILRGLGPTPAYAVFKHGLGQAARFLGEWDEAGTHLGEALDDARAVDDIETETLILGEVALLHRDLGRLELAHEAAQAAQRLSANVDDPDFRAMALLASAAVAAAASDYERAEPQVAEAQRIAVASDNTYVWTIAGVLGADISLHRGAAAAARRQAQAARERAGQVGLRDLEGLALAVLAAAALAAEDHDAARTLAEQAVDIHRETGHVLAEQRATAVAERAVTAR, from the coding sequence ATGGACTCGGACGTGTTCTTCGGTGTGTTAGGGCCGGTCGAGGTGACCATCGGCGGGCATGACGTCGCCATCGGCGGGCCCCGGGCCCGGGCCGTTCTGGCAGCGCTGCTCCTGGAGGCCAACCGGGTGGTCCCCGTGGACGCGGTGGTGACCGCGGCGTGGGGCAACGACCCGCCGGATGGAGCCCGCTTCCAGTCCCAGAACCGGGTATCCGCGCTACGCCGAGCCTTGCGCGACGCCGGTGGCGGCGATGTGATCGCCACCGCCGGTACGGGCTACATCCTGCGTATCGCGCCCGGTCAGCTCGACGCGGAGAGTTTCGCCGACGACATACGCCAGGCGCAACGCCTGATAGACACCGCTGATCCGGACGGTGCGGCGCACGCGTTGACCGGTGCCCTGCGCCGCTGGCGGGGGCCGGCCCTGCACGGCTTGACGACACCACGGCTGCTCGCCGCCGCGCAGCGGCTGGACGAGGCCCGGCTTACCGCACGGGAGCTGCTGATCGATGTCGAGCTTCAGCGCAGCCGCCATCATGAGATCGTCGGAGAGCTGCTCGACCTCGCCAACGCCCATCCGTGGCGGGAGAAGCTGATCGCCCGGCTTGTCCTCGCCCTCTACCGCTCCGGACGTCGGCGGGAGGCCTTGGAGGCGTACGAGCGGACCCAGCGGCTGCTCGTCGAGGAGCTCGGCGTCGACCCGGGCCAGGAGCTGGTGCGGCTGCGCGACCAGGTGCTTCGCGATGATCCCTCGCTCCTCGTCGTACGGCCCGCCGCGCCGAGCGGCGCCGGCCCGGTGGCCGGGGGCGCCGCCGTCACCGGTGGCGGTGACCCTGCCCCAGCACCCGGCGGCGTGCACCTCATCCCCCGCTCGGTGCCGCACTTCATCGGCCGCGGGTACGCGCTGAACACACTCGACGCCCTCACGAGCAGTCCCGACACCGTCGCGGTGTGCACAATCATCGGACCGCCGGGGGTCGGCAAGACGGCGCTGGCCGTGCACTGGGCGCATCAGTCGGCTGCGTTCCCCGACGGGCGCCTGTTCGTCAACCTGCGCGGCTACGGCCCGACGGCGCCGCTGCGCCCGGCTGAAGGGCTGGCGGTCCTTCTCGCCGGGCTCGGCACGCCGCCCGACCGCATTCCGCGCGACGAGGCGGCGGCCGTCGCCCGGTACCGTTCGCTGCTGGCCGACCGCCGCGTCCTCGTGGTGCTCGACGACGCGTCCGACGCCGACCAGGTACGGCCGCTGCTGCCGCCAAGCCCGGGGTCAGCCGTAATCGTGACCAGCCGCGGCCGCTTGACGGGGCTGACCGCGATGGAGGGTGCACGGCCGATGACGCTGCCGGTCCTGGCCGAGGACGACGCCGTCGAGCTGCTGGTCAGGCTCATCGGCGTCGACCGGGCCGGAGCCGAGCGGTCCGCTGTGGTCGAGCTGGCCCGCGTCTGCGGCCGACTGCCGATCGCGCTGCGCATCGCCGCGGCCCAGATCGGCGAGCAGCCCGATACGGAGATCGCCGTGTTCGTCGCCGACCTCCGCGCGGCCGGACCGCTGCAGAGCCTGACCATCGTCGGCGACCAGTCCGCAGCACTGCGGCCCGCCCTCGCCCGCTCCTACGCCCGCCTCGATCCACCGTCCGCCCGGCTGTTCCAACTGCTCGCCACTGTGCCGATCGCAGACTTCGCCACCGCGTCGGCGGCGGCCCTGCTCGGCGAGACACCTGGGCGGACCGCTCAGCTGCTGGAACGGCTCGCCGCCGCGTGCCTCGTCGAGCGGCGCGAGCCCGACCGGTTCGGGCTGCACGACCTGGTGCGGCACTACGCCATCGAGGTCGCCGACGGTGCCGCGCCCGGAGCTGAGCCGGCCGAGGACACCGAGCGGGCGGACGCCGTCCGCCGTCTATTCGAGTATCTGGTCGACCGGGCCGAATCGGCGATTCACGCCGCGTTCCCCAACACGACCCGGCTGGTGGCGCGCAACGGTTCCGGTGGCTTCCACGACGGCGCCGCCGCGTTGGCATGGCTCGACGTCGAGCTGCCCGGCCTGCTCGCCGTCGCGGCCGAGGCCGAGTCGGTGGAGGCGCCGGAGCTGGTGTGGCGGCTCGCCGACGCGGTGCGGTTCTACCTGTGGGCTCGTCATGACTACGAGCACTGGCGCGAGATCGCCGCCACCGCGCTGCGGGTCGCCACGGACGCCGGAGACCCGCGAGGTGAGGGCGCGTCGGCGATGTCGCTGGGGATGGCCGAGCTGAACGCCAGCCACTATCAGCAGGCCGTGGATTACCTGCGCCAGGCCCACCAGGTGGGCCAGTCGATCGGCTGGCGGGAGGTGCAGGCGGCGGCGCTGGGCAACCTCGGTGTGGCATACAGCGAGTTGGGCCGGATGGCTCTCGCGGTCGAGTCCTACCGGCGGGCGCTGGTGGTCAACGACGAGCTCGGCCGGACCACGGGCCGGGTCAACAACCTCGGCAACCTGGGCCTGCTGCAGCTGCGGACGGGCCAGTTCCGGTCGGCCGCCGAACACCTCGCCGAGGCGGTGGCGATCCTGCGCGGCCTCGGTCCCACCCCGGCATACGCGGTGTTCAAGCACGGGCTCGGCCAGGCCGCCCGGTTCCTGGGCGAGTGGGACGAGGCCGGCACGCACCTCGGCGAGGCGCTCGATGACGCGCGGGCGGTCGACGACATCGAGACCGAGACCCTCATTCTCGGCGAGGTCGCCCTGCTCCACCGGGACCTGGGCCGCTTGGAGCTCGCACACGAGGCCGCCCAGGCCGCGCAGCGTTTGTCGGCGAATGTGGATGATCCTGACTTCCGGGCCATGGCGTTGCTGGCCTCCGCCGCCGTCGCCGCCGCCGCGAGCGACTACGAACGAGCCGAACCGCAGGTAGCCGAGGCACAGCGGATCGCGGTCGCCTCCGACAACACCTATGTGTGGACGATCGCCGGAGTGCTGGGGGCCGATATCAGCCTCCATCGCGGTGCGGCCGCAGCGGCCCGGCGGCAGGCGCAGGCCGCTCGTGAGCGAGCCGGCCAGGTCGGGCTGCGGGACTTGGAAGGACTCGCGTTGGCTGTGCTCGCCGCCGCGGCGCTGGCCGCCGAGGACCACGACGCGGCGCGGACACTGGCCGAGCAGGCAGTCGACATCCACCGGGAGACCGGTCATGTGCTGGCGGAACAACGGGCCACCGCGGTCGCCGAACGCGCGGTGACGGCCCGCTAG